The following proteins come from a genomic window of Nostoc sp. TCL26-01:
- a CDS encoding type II toxin-antitoxin system VapC family toxin produces MTEALCIDTSVMMKYLCPDEQTSEAIALITNALTQQTRLVAPCFAWAEVGSVLRKKVRVKLLTSTEAQQLYTAYISLPIDYIDSKTLQLEAWQLAEQYGMPTLYDAVFLACAKTESANFWTADDAMLNLCSPRPAYVYSLKDY; encoded by the coding sequence GTGACTGAGGCACTGTGTATCGATACCAGTGTGATGATGAAGTACCTCTGCCCAGATGAACAAACATCAGAAGCGATCGCTTTAATTACCAATGCCTTAACTCAACAAACCAGACTTGTAGCACCGTGCTTTGCCTGGGCAGAGGTGGGTTCAGTTCTTCGTAAAAAAGTGAGAGTCAAGCTATTGACTTCGACTGAAGCCCAACAACTTTACACAGCCTATATCAGCCTACCGATTGACTACATCGACAGCAAAACTCTCCAACTCGAAGCTTGGCAACTTGCTGAACAATATGGAATGCCAACGTTGTATGATGCAGTTTTCTTAGCCTGTGCCAAAACAGAATCCGCTAACTTTTGGACAGCAGATGATGCGATGCTCAATCTATGTTCTCCTCGACCCGCTTACGTCTACAGCCTGAAAGATTACTGA
- a CDS encoding YlcI/YnfO family protein has protein sequence MEREALTIRFPAELLQKIRALKRDDESLNDLVVQALEKEMKWRSSWAAHKQIQTIREQVKQRIGVHPDPVPMIRQLREGESRRD, from the coding sequence ATGGAACGTGAAGCCTTAACAATTCGCTTCCCTGCGGAATTACTTCAGAAAATCCGAGCATTGAAGCGAGACGATGAATCTCTCAACGATCTAGTCGTTCAAGCGCTGGAAAAAGAAATGAAGTGGCGTAGTTCTTGGGCAGCCCACAAACAAATTCAAACCATTCGAGAACAGGTCAAACAGCGAATCGGGGTGCATCCCGATCCAGTACCCATGATTCGTCAACTGCGCGAAGGAGAAAGTAGACGTGACTGA
- the tnpA gene encoding IS200/IS605 family transposase, with the protein MTSQFRRERHSVTDLKIHLVCVTKYRRSVFTKDSLGLIDKTFREVAKKMDFQVIEFNGEDNHVHALIEYPPKLSISQIVNALKGVSSRRYGQARYKKPHKESLWSPSYFAVSVGGAPLEILKEYIRNQEKPS; encoded by the coding sequence ATGACAAGCCAGTTCCGGAGAGAAAGACACAGCGTTACAGATTTAAAAATTCACTTGGTCTGCGTTACCAAATACCGCAGGTCTGTATTTACAAAGGATAGCCTTGGATTAATTGATAAAACATTTAGAGAAGTAGCCAAAAAGATGGATTTTCAAGTAATTGAATTTAACGGTGAAGATAACCATGTTCACGCGCTTATTGAATATCCACCTAAATTGTCTATCTCTCAAATTGTTAATGCCTTGAAAGGTGTTTCTAGTCGCAGGTATGGGCAAGCTAGATACAAAAAACCCCACAAAGAATCCTTGTGGAGTCCCAGTTATTTTGCTGTGTCCGTAGGAGGTGCGCCATTAGAGATCCTAAAGGAGTACATCAGAAATCAAGAAAAGCCGTCGTAG
- a CDS encoding RNA-guided endonuclease TnpB family protein, which produces MKARYQFRFYPTDQQQRSLAQLFGCVRVVWNDALAICKQSEKLPSNNDLQKLVITQAKKTESRAWLGEVSNIPLQQSIADLGVAYKNFFESLKGKRKGKKVGTPRFKKKTSQQSARFRIGGFSIKGQRVYLAKIGEVSPIWSRELPSAPSSVTVIKDCANRYFLSFVVEIEPIQIDAKNQSIGIDLGIKTFAVMSNGAKSATGDTPRGELCEKAESPIYSVLDRKIRKLQKKLARQPKESKRRAKTRIQIAKLHNRIADTRKDFLHKLSTKIVSENQTIVLEDLNVSGLVKNRRLARSISLQGWREFRTQCEAKSAKLGRNFRVISRWEPTSQVCSECGYKWGKLDLSVRSVKCINCNTQHDRDENAAKNINKVGIGHCHDSKWAQRRDKTTTVTHLSTKRQESPRLQAGEYVK; this is translated from the coding sequence ATGAAAGCCAGATACCAGTTCCGATTCTACCCAACAGACCAACAACAACGGAGTTTAGCTCAGTTGTTTGGTTGTGTTCGGGTAGTTTGGAACGACGCGCTGGCAATCTGCAAGCAATCTGAGAAGCTACCTAGTAACAACGACTTGCAAAAGTTGGTGATTACCCAAGCTAAAAAGACTGAATCTCGCGCATGGCTTGGAGAGGTTTCAAATATCCCCTTGCAACAGTCAATAGCAGATTTAGGAGTTGCCTATAAGAACTTTTTTGAATCGCTAAAAGGCAAACGCAAAGGTAAAAAGGTTGGGACACCACGATTTAAAAAGAAGACGAGCCAGCAGTCAGCAAGGTTCAGAATTGGCGGATTTTCAATCAAAGGACAGCGCGTTTATCTTGCCAAGATTGGGGAAGTTAGTCCTATTTGGTCGAGAGAGTTGCCCTCCGCGCCTAGTTCAGTAACAGTAATCAAAGACTGTGCAAATCGCTATTTTTTAAGCTTTGTAGTAGAAATTGAACCTATTCAAATCGATGCCAAAAACCAAAGTATCGGGATTGATTTAGGTATCAAAACTTTTGCTGTGATGAGCAATGGCGCAAAGTCTGCCACCGGGGATACTCCCCGTGGCGAGCTTTGCGAGAAAGCCGAAAGCCCCATCTACTCTGTTCTTGATAGAAAAATACGCAAGCTTCAGAAGAAATTAGCGCGGCAACCCAAAGAATCAAAGCGCAGAGCCAAGACTCGCATCCAGATTGCAAAACTACACAATCGGATTGCAGATACCCGCAAAGACTTTTTGCACAAACTTTCTACCAAAATAGTTAGTGAAAACCAAACAATTGTTTTGGAAGACTTGAATGTGTCGGGCTTAGTCAAAAACCGTAGGCTTGCTAGGTCAATTAGTCTTCAAGGATGGAGAGAGTTTAGGACACAATGCGAGGCAAAGTCAGCCAAGCTGGGTAGAAATTTTCGCGTCATTAGTAGATGGGAACCAACTAGTCAAGTCTGCTCAGAGTGCGGCTACAAATGGGGGAAACTTGATTTATCAGTGCGCTCGGTGAAGTGCATTAATTGCAACACTCAACACGACCGAGACGAGAACGCCGCGAAAAATATAAACAAAGTCGGGATAGGGCATTGCCACGACTCTAAATGGGCGCAGAGACGGGATAAGACTACAACGGTTACGCATCTGTCAACGAAGCGTCAAGAATCACCTCGCCTTCAGGCAGGTGAGTATGTCAAGTAA